Proteins encoded together in one Fluviicola sp. window:
- a CDS encoding T9SS type A sorting domain-containing protein, protein MKFIILALSGILSCQVYAQSIANGNFNSGTASWGCNPETNAESVYGGSSNTNVVAEVDAVAGLCQTITGLTVGALYRVTFLCSRRTSCGPTVQSMTVTISGGAASKNISRNGTAFSLVTEFVDFVPTATVHTLTFTGTTTETCNLLVDNVQLVLVSALPVELSSFTANCSGGSGLLNWTTESESRTDHFTIESSADGLSWKEEAQVKAQFSSQTRTDYSYRVDNPLSGTSYYRLLLTDVDGTEEMLSVASLTCENDEVTLYPNPAKGLLTVNASANDFAGVFDASGRSVSADVQILNKKQFQVDLSGYGAGLYFLQISDHRYKIVKE, encoded by the coding sequence ATGAAATTTATTATTCTTGCGTTAAGCGGCATCTTGTCTTGTCAGGTGTATGCCCAATCTATTGCCAACGGAAACTTCAATTCGGGAACAGCTTCCTGGGGATGTAACCCTGAAACAAATGCCGAATCCGTTTACGGAGGTTCGTCCAATACAAATGTAGTAGCAGAAGTTGATGCCGTGGCCGGCCTTTGCCAGACCATCACCGGGTTAACGGTCGGAGCTTTATACCGCGTTACTTTCCTGTGTTCCCGCAGAACCAGTTGTGGCCCAACTGTTCAAAGCATGACCGTAACAATTAGCGGAGGGGCAGCTTCCAAAAATATTTCGAGAAACGGAACGGCTTTTTCCCTGGTTACCGAATTTGTGGATTTTGTACCGACAGCCACTGTGCACACGCTTACTTTTACCGGTACAACCACCGAAACATGTAACCTGCTTGTAGATAATGTCCAGCTTGTTCTTGTTTCTGCCCTTCCGGTGGAACTTAGTTCATTTACAGCAAATTGTTCTGGCGGTTCCGGGCTTTTAAACTGGACTACCGAAAGCGAATCCCGCACGGATCATTTTACCATTGAAAGTTCAGCCGATGGCCTTTCCTGGAAGGAAGAAGCACAAGTGAAGGCACAATTCAGTTCCCAGACACGGACCGATTATTCGTACCGGGTTGATAATCCGCTCAGCGGAACAAGTTATTACCGCTTGCTTTTAACAGATGTAGACGGAACAGAAGAAATGCTCTCCGTTGCAAGCCTGACGTGTGAAAATGACGAAGTAACACTCTACCCGAATCCGGCAAAAGGGTTACTGACCGTGAATGCTTCCGCAAATGATTTTGCAGGAGTGTTTGACGCTTCGGGAAGATCGGTTTCAGCAGATGTACAAATCTTAAACAAAAAACAGTTCCAGGTAGATCTTTCCGGTTATGGAGCAGGATTGTATTTTCTGCAGATCAGCGATCACAGGTATAAAATCGTGAAGGAATAG
- a CDS encoding VOC family protein: MLKSIHHIAIICSDYERSKRFYTEVLGFEILAENYREDRKSYKLDLILNGVYCVELFSFPDPPKRISRPEALGLRHLAFSVDHVDNCVTELLLKGVICEPVRIDEFTGKRFTFFEDPDGLPIELVEL; encoded by the coding sequence GTGCTTAAATCCATTCATCACATTGCCATTATTTGTTCGGACTACGAGAGGTCCAAACGGTTTTACACGGAAGTACTTGGTTTCGAAATCCTGGCGGAAAATTACCGCGAAGACCGGAAATCGTATAAACTGGACCTTATCCTGAACGGAGTTTACTGCGTGGAACTGTTTTCATTCCCGGATCCACCGAAAAGAATTTCGCGTCCCGAAGCCCTCGGATTAAGGCATTTGGCTTTTTCGGTTGACCATGTGGACAATTGTGTCACCGAATTACTCCTGAAAGGCGTGATCTGCGAACCGGTGCGCATCGATGAATTCACCGGGAAACGCTTTACTTTTTTCGAAGACCCGGACGGATTACCGATCGAGTTGGTGGAACTTTAA